Proteins encoded together in one Pontiella desulfatans window:
- a CDS encoding glycoside hydrolase family protein, translating to MTKGRAVLLALLMGGGAVADVPLMGSNLPGKSLLDGDFEEVRAGWRNPGQSPYWTTKVVEGNGKVGFALGRMMNGGAAKATVESRVLDHTGIKALKVGDVLAWRFASNTEYPCDGRVSLALVFGDSERMVAGRVKVPNGPAKPQVYEGFYTVTARDAKRGMPKLKFTLESTHGIIVYVYWVDVKVLQGGVCGLAANAIDAGIELSWNSDENKTVTVYRSDEERTGYGKMADGIDGNHWIDRSIIHGKTYCYAVKQGTSVSPVVKARKMDSVPPAAPHAVEASGEDWVVKLGWKTGDNDVEYFKVYRDGICIAPHVAGNHFEDMLPPKGVRNSYAVMAVDYSGNASPLSEVAMAKVKAVRGASFSDLILPMPIHQKLRSDLWGAASVRPRDPDNGVEHPDWSYWGGKPIKDPSDGKYHICVTRWPEGDRKGHWAWPGSTVAHVVSDNPTGPYVERDATAYGFANGLGHNPNIILLNDGTYALYSLINWKAMVLASDTMNGPWKVQGEMKVNVPENYTNAYRLERNLSGVQCEDGSFLFVTKAGAMMRSTNGILGPYDVVSGVVGENETIPPTYRNSNYEDPTLWHDGVQFHMLINAFLDYRAIYLRSPDGVNWKYEDGLAYTPTCTQYEDGTRTFWHKVERPNVLQDAFGRATHLSLAVIDVKKEDDFGNDAHSAKHVIIPLAVPKRLTMLNPEPVNGDTREIRVLIHSEEGFDARADLDLESLRFGGSEAVNFGGGSLVRKTEKHAEGLVVVFGEGCGISAKNFVGKLIGQTKDGGLVVGYSKLTGNEQ from the coding sequence ATGACGAAGGGACGTGCCGTTCTATTGGCCTTGCTGATGGGGGGAGGCGCCGTTGCCGATGTTCCCCTGATGGGGAGCAACCTGCCGGGCAAGAGTCTGCTGGACGGCGACTTTGAGGAGGTCCGTGCGGGTTGGCGGAATCCCGGGCAGTCGCCGTACTGGACGACGAAAGTGGTTGAGGGAAACGGCAAGGTCGGCTTTGCGTTGGGGCGGATGATGAACGGCGGGGCCGCGAAGGCGACCGTTGAATCGAGGGTGCTGGACCACACCGGGATCAAGGCGCTGAAGGTGGGCGATGTGTTGGCCTGGCGTTTTGCCTCCAATACGGAATATCCGTGCGACGGGCGCGTGAGCCTCGCGCTGGTGTTCGGCGATTCGGAACGCATGGTGGCCGGGCGCGTGAAGGTGCCGAACGGCCCCGCGAAGCCGCAGGTCTATGAAGGGTTTTATACGGTCACGGCCCGCGATGCAAAACGGGGTATGCCGAAGCTTAAATTTACCTTGGAATCGACCCACGGGATTATCGTCTACGTCTACTGGGTGGATGTGAAGGTGTTGCAGGGGGGAGTCTGCGGGTTGGCCGCCAATGCCATCGATGCGGGAATCGAACTCTCCTGGAACAGCGATGAAAACAAAACGGTTACGGTTTACCGCAGCGACGAAGAGCGCACGGGATACGGGAAAATGGCCGATGGAATCGATGGCAACCACTGGATCGACCGTTCCATCATCCACGGCAAGACCTATTGCTATGCGGTGAAGCAGGGGACTTCGGTTTCGCCGGTGGTCAAGGCCCGCAAAATGGATTCGGTTCCGCCGGCCGCGCCGCATGCGGTTGAAGCCTCCGGCGAGGATTGGGTGGTGAAGCTCGGTTGGAAGACCGGCGATAACGATGTTGAATATTTCAAGGTTTACCGGGATGGCATTTGCATTGCGCCGCATGTGGCCGGCAACCACTTCGAGGACATGCTGCCGCCCAAAGGCGTACGGAACAGCTATGCGGTGATGGCCGTCGATTATAGTGGGAATGCAAGCCCGCTTTCCGAGGTTGCCATGGCGAAGGTGAAGGCCGTGCGCGGTGCTTCGTTCAGCGATCTCATTCTGCCGATGCCGATTCACCAAAAGCTCCGTTCGGATCTGTGGGGAGCGGCCAGTGTGCGGCCGCGCGATCCCGACAACGGGGTCGAGCATCCCGATTGGTCCTATTGGGGCGGCAAACCGATCAAGGATCCGTCGGACGGCAAATACCACATCTGCGTGACCCGCTGGCCGGAAGGCGATCGCAAGGGGCACTGGGCCTGGCCCGGTTCGACGGTTGCGCATGTGGTGTCCGACAATCCGACCGGGCCCTATGTCGAGCGGGACGCCACGGCCTACGGTTTCGCCAACGGGCTGGGCCATAATCCGAACATCATTTTGCTGAACGACGGGACGTATGCGCTCTATTCGCTGATCAACTGGAAGGCGATGGTTCTGGCCTCGGATACGATGAACGGCCCGTGGAAAGTCCAGGGTGAAATGAAGGTCAACGTTCCGGAAAACTACACGAATGCCTACCGGCTTGAGCGCAACCTCTCCGGCGTGCAGTGCGAAGACGGCAGCTTCCTGTTCGTCACCAAGGCCGGTGCGATGATGCGCAGCACGAACGGCATTCTCGGCCCCTACGACGTGGTCTCGGGAGTCGTCGGCGAAAACGAAACGATTCCTCCAACATACCGCAACTCGAATTATGAAGATCCAACGCTGTGGCATGACGGGGTGCAGTTCCACATGCTCATCAATGCCTTTCTCGACTACCGCGCCATCTACCTGCGTTCCCCGGACGGCGTGAATTGGAAATATGAGGATGGGTTGGCCTATACGCCGACCTGTACGCAGTACGAGGACGGCACCCGCACCTTCTGGCACAAGGTGGAGCGCCCGAATGTGCTGCAGGATGCGTTCGGCCGCGCAACCCATCTGTCGCTGGCGGTGATCGACGTGAAGAAGGAAGACGACTTCGGCAACGATGCGCACAGCGCCAAGCACGTGATTATTCCTCTGGCCGTGCCCAAGCGCCTGACGATGCTCAACCCGGAGCCGGTGAATGGGGATACCCGCGAAATCCGGGTGCTGATCCATTCCGAAGAGGGCTTCGATGCCCGGGCCGACCTCGATCTGGAATCGCTCCGCTTCGGCGGTTCAGAGGCTGTAAACTTCGGGGGTGGTTCCCTGGTTCGGAAAACAGAGAAACATGCCGAAGGACTGGTGGTGGTCTTCGGCGAAGGCTGCGGAATCTCCGCAAAGAATTTTGTGGGCAAACTGATCGGCCAAACCAAGGATGGCGGTCTGGTGGTCGGCTATTCAAAACTGACAGGGAATGAACAATGA